Proteins from a genomic interval of Rosa chinensis cultivar Old Blush chromosome 2, RchiOBHm-V2, whole genome shotgun sequence:
- the LOC112187892 gene encoding zinc transporter 1 encodes MNKFQKNGLLSFFCLLLLLPIFASAECTCDEAEDEGDSNKSKALKYKLGAFASILVASTVGVCIPILGKTIPALQPDKNIFFIVKAFAAGVILATGFIHVLPDAFDNLTSPCLKENPWGKFPFTGFVAMMAAIGTLMVDSIATSYFSGSHFNTAQNQINGDEEKEGQHEGHVHVHTHGTHGHSHGSLDTNSAESQLLRHRVISKVLELGIVVHSVIIGISLGVSESPDTIRPLVAALTFHQFFEGMGLGGCIAQARESRITTIIMVLFFSLTTPVGIAIGIGISSHYKENSPTALILEGTFNAASAGILIYMSLVDLLAADFMNPKMQKNVKLQIGANASLLFGAGCMSLMAKWA; translated from the exons ATGAACAAGTTTCAGAAGAATGGCCTCCTCTCGTTTTTCTGCCTCCTCCTTTTACTCCCAATCTTCGCTTCCGCTGAGTGTACGTGCGACGAGGCCGAAGATGAAGGTGACAGCAACAAAAGCAAAGCTCTCAAATACAAACTCGGCGCATTCGCTTCCATACTCGTCGCCAGTACAGTCGGTGTTTGTATCCCAATTCTAGGGAAGACAATTCCGGCTCTGCAACCGGACAAgaatatcttcttcatcgtcaaGGCTTTCGCCGCCGGCGTCATATTGGCCACCGGATTCATCCACGTGCTTCCGGACGCTTTCGACAACTTGACGTCGCCGTGCCTGAAAGAAAACCCGTGGGGGAAGTTTCCCTTCACCGGATTTGTTGCCATGATGGCGGCCATCGGAACTTTGATGGTGGATTCCATTGCTACTTCTTATTTCAGCGGGTCTCACTTCAATACGGCTCAGAATCAGATTAATGGGGATGAGGAGAAAGAGGGACAGCACGAGGGGCAcgtacatgttcatacacatggCACTCATGGTCATTCTCATGGTTCGCTTGATACGAATTCGGCTGAATCACAACTTCTTCGGCACAGAGTGATTTCAAAG GTGTTGGAGTTGGGAATTGTGGTGCACTCGGTAATTATTGGAATTTCATTGGGTGTTTCTGAAAGTCCCGATACAATTCGACCTCTTGTAGCTGCTTTGACTTTCCATCAATTTTTTGAAGGCATGGGACTTGGTGGGTGCATAGCTCAG GCGAGAGAATCACGAATAACAACTATAATCATGGTGCTGTTCTTCTCCCTTACAACCCCTGTTGGAATCGCGATTGGAATTGGAATATCAAGCCATTACAAGGAAAACAGTCCAACTGCTCTCATACTTGAAGGAACTTTTAATGCGGCATCAGCTGGGATCTTAATCTACATGTCTCTGGTCGATCTGCTAGCGGCTGATTTTATGAACCCGAAAATGCAGAAGAATGTGAAGCTTCAAATTGGGGCTAATGCTTCACTTCTTTTTGGAGCTGGTTGCATGTCTCTTATGGCCAAATGGGCTTAA
- the LOC112186934 gene encoding choline-phosphate cytidylyltransferase 1 encodes MAEEVADPKDTSHTSNTTRSNSNSDPDGNRLVRVYADGIYDLFHFGHARSLEQAKLSFPNTYLLVGVCNDATTHKFKGKTVMTESERYESLRHCKWVDEVIPDAPWVVNEEFLDKHNIDYVAHDSLPYADASGAGKDVYEFVKAVGRFKETKRTEGISTSDIIMRIVKDYNQYVLRNLDRGYTRKELGVSFVKEKRLRVNMRLKKLQEKVKEHQEKVGEKIQTVAMHRNEWVENADRWVAGFLEMFEEGCHKMGTAIRDRIQERLRGQQSAGLLENGKAVTDDDAEEYYDDEDEEYYDEEEYYDDEEYYEEVYGKDPNNEKEGNDKGKSEKEKDEKEHTDKEKK; translated from the exons ATGGCGGAGGAGGTTGCTGACCCCAAAGATACTTCTCACACCTCCAACACTACTCGTTCTAATTCCAATTCCGATCCAGATGGGAATCGTCTCGTCCGTGTCTACGCCGATGGGATCTACGATCTCTTCCACTTCGGCCATGCTCGCTCTCTTGAGCAAGCCAAGTTATC GTTCCCTAACACCTATTTGCTCGTTGGTGTTTGCAATGATGCTACCACTCACAAGTTTAAAGGGAAAACTGTTATGACGGAGTCCGAAAGATATGAATCTCTTCGCCATTGCAA GTGGGTGGATGAAGTCATTCCTGATGCACCTTGGGTGGTCAATGAAGAATTTCTTGACAAGCATAATATTGACTATGTAGCCCATGACTCTCTCCC TTATGCTGATGCTAGTGGAGCTGGAAAGGATGTATATGAATTT GTCAAAGCCGTTGGCAGGTTTAAGGAGACAAAACGAACTGAGGGGATATCGACATCGGACATTATAATGAGGATTGTAAAAGATTATAACCAGTATGTGTTGCGTAACTTGGATCGTGGGTATACTAGAAAAGAGCTTGGCGTTAGTTTTGTGAAG GAAAAACGATTGAGGGTGAACATGAGGTTGAAAAAGTTACAGGAGAAAGTGAAGGAACATCAAGAAAAAGTAGGAGAAAAG ATTCAGACTGTTGCTATGCATCGTAATGAATGGGTTGAAAATGCTGATCGCTGGGTTGCTGGATTTCTTGAGATGTTTGAAGAAGGTTGCCATAAAATG GGCACTGCCATTAGAGATCGAATTCAAGAGCGCTTAAGAGGCCAGCAGTCGGCAGGTCTCCTGGAAAATGGTAAGGCGGTTACTGATGATGATGCTGAAGAATattatgatgatgaagatgaagaatatTATGATGAGGAAGAATATTATGACGATGAAGAATATTATGAAGAGGTATACGGGAAAGACCCAAATAATGAGAAAGAGGGAAATGATAAAGGAAAGAGTGAGAAAGAAAAGGATGAGAAAGAACATACTGACAAAGAAAAGAAGTAG